AAGTGTGAGTTAAAAATCCCACTTGGTGCCATCCAAGCCGAAGAGACTTTCATCACTATTTTGGCGTAAATTGCAGCTGGTAAACCTAAACCACCATAATCTTGGCTGATAGTGGCACCAAACAGACCTAGCCCTTTCATTTGCTCAACTAAATCTGTTGGGTAGGTATCATTTTGATCATGATCCTGTGCAATAGGTCGAACTTCATTTTCAACCCATTTATCAATCATATCTAAGATCGATTGCTCGTCTTCTTTGGTCCAAATATCAGCCATGGCTCACCTCGTTTGTCAGTAACTTTTAGTAATTAACTTTGTCTTCAACAGAATGGCCACGCTTAGCGATAAGTATGGTACGTTTAAAGGTACACACTATTTTGCCATCTTGGTTAAAGCCGGTACTTTTGGTTACAACGATGCCTGCACCTGGACGTGACTTAGACTCGCGTTTTTCTAATATTTCAGATTCAGCCGTTAAGGTATCGTCTTCAAATAATGGGTAAGTCATTTTGATCTCATCCCAACCCAGGTTAGCAATGGCTTTTTGACTAACATCTGTCACACTCATACCCACCATTAACGCGACGGTTAACGGCGAACACACGATACATTTACCAAACTCACTGCCTTTTGCATATTCATCATCAAAATGCATTGGGTGGGTGTTCATGGTTAATAAGGTAAACCAAGTATTATCGGTTTTAGTGATAGTACGACCTGGACGGTGCTCATAAATATCACCTACTACGAAATCTTCGTAGTAACGGCCAAAAGTTTCGCGATAACGGTTTTCACTGATTTTTTTTACGTTCTGTACCATGATTAGATTCTCTCTATTTTTAAATTATAAAAACTAATACTAATTAATGTGCCAAAGCAGCGACTTGTAATATGCGTTGTGATGCTAAAACGATGGGCCGGTCAATCATGCGGCCATCGACTACCAGCACACCACCACCGGCGGCGTCTGAAGCAGCAATAACTTTTTCGGCATAACTGACTTGTTCAGCTGTTGGAGTTAGCACCTGATGAATAGTGACAATTTGCACTGGATGAATAGCGGCTTTTGCTGAATAACCTAAGGCTTTAATCCGCTTGGTTTCATCTACTAAGCCTGCCTCATCTTTGATATTGATATAAGGCACATCAATTAGCTGCAAGTTGGCTTGCGCAGCAGCGAAAACTAATTGGCTGCGAGCGAAAAGTAATGGCTCGTAACTAAAGTCACAGCGCAACTCGGCTGACATATCAGCACCACCAAACATCAGTGCCGACAGTCTTGTTGAAGACTTAGCTATCTGTACCGCATTAGTTAAGCCGTCAAGGCTTTCGATTAAGGCTATTAGCTGGATGTTATTATTAACAAAGGCTGTTTCTGCAGCCTTAACATCAGCAGCAGAGCTACATTTTGCCAACATGACATAAGCCACATCACTTTGACTAAAAGCCGCTAAATCTTGCTGACCTACGTCGGTATTTACCGGATTAATTCGTACACAAACTTGGTTATTACCTTTAGCGATATAATCAAGCACAGCCGCCCGAGCGCTGTCTTTTTGATCGGGCAATACAGCGTCTTCTAAATCAATACAGATTAAATCTGCACCTGCAGCTAAGGCTTTATCAAACCTGTCGCTACGTGAACCCGGTACAAATAATAAAGAACGAATTGCGTTCATTACTTACGTCCTTCTATGAATGACTATGCTTTGGTTTTTTGAATTGGCTGAGAAGCAAAGTGCTCAGCTATTTGCTGCCGAGTGGCAAACCAAATATCTGATTTACTGCTGACATAGCGCAAAAATTCTTCCAAAGCCCAAATACGACCCGGTCGACCGATAATGCGTAAGTGCAAACCTAAACTCATCATCCGAGTTTGCTCAGCACCTTCGGCATATAAGGTATCGAAGGTATCTTTGGCGTACTTTAACCATGCTTCTGGGGTGTATGATGGTGCAACCCACATTTTCATATCATTAGAATCAAGCGCATAAGGCACAATGATCATTTTCTTATCGCTGCCTTCAACGTCATCCCAAAAAGGGGCATCGGCACTGTAATCATCCATGTGATACAGAAAACCTTCTTCTTGTAATAACCGGCGAGTATTGGGAGTTAATAAATAACGCGATAACCAACCTAAAGGTCTTTTACCGGTAGTGCTTTCAATACTGGTTACGGCTTTTTGAATAAATTCGCGTTCTTCTGCTTCATTCATTCTAAATTGGTGGATCCAGCGATAACCGTGAGAACAGGTTTCGTCACCGCGTCTTTTAATGGCTTCAGCTAAATACGGAGCGCGCTCTAAACTTAACGCAGCAGCAGTCCAAGTTGCTGGAATATTGTATTTATCGAGTAAACCAATAATCCGCGGGCCACCTTCTTTAATACCGTATTGATAGTTAGACTCGTTGCCATAGTTACGAATTGGCTTTCTTAAATGCACTTGTAACTCGTCAACAGGTTCCATCCCTGGATCCCCGTCTTTTACGCTGTACTCAGAACCTTCTTCGACATTAACAACGATAGAAAGCGCTAATTTTGCTTGCTTTGGCCATGCATATTGTTGACTCATAACGGTTCCAACTTAATAAATGACTTATCTAAATTCGGTTTAACGTATTTGGCTTAGAGACACTTTTTAGTGATACTCTTCGCCTCCAGACACGTTCATCGCTTCGCCGGTGATATATATAGATTGCTCAGAGCATAAAAATGCACAGGCTTTAGCAATATCTTCTTGCAATCCTGGACGACCTAACGGAATACGATCTTTCATATCTTGCATATATTTGTCATGGCCTTTGCCAGTGACTTCTGAAAAGTGGGCATTTTGCCAAGCGCCTAAACCGGTGGTGATATGGTTTGGACAAATTTGATTAACGTTAATGGCATGCTTACCCAGTTCTAATGAGGCGACTCGGGTTAATCCCGTCATGCCATGTTTAGAGGTAGTGTAGGCAGAGGCTTCTGGAAAAGCTGATTTTGATGCTTGTGAGCCAATGTTGATGATTTTTCCACCATGGCCTTGCTTAACCATTTGCTTAGCTGCGTATTTAATGCCTAAAAAGCTGCCTCGTAGATTAACGTTTAACACCGCGTCCCATTCGTCGATATCCATGTCTAAAATAGGCTTCATTAAATAACCAATACCGGCGTTATTAATCCAAATATCGACTTTGCCATATTGGCTAACGGCGAATTCAACCGCGGCTTCAACATCTGCGGGTTTAAGCACGTTACACGCAAAGGCACTGGCTTCACCGCCTTGTTGTTTGATCTCATTAACGATTTGCTGCATTTCAGCGCTAGTGCCAATCTCAGATGCAGGTAAGTGTTTATCTTCTGATTGACCAACATCAGTGATAACCACTTTGCAACCTTCAGCTGCTAAACGTTTCGCCATCGCTTCACCAAGTCCAAGCAACCGGCCTGCGCCAGTGATAACAGCGACTTTTCCGGCTAAGTCTGGATACAATGCCATGTCGACTCCTTATAACGCTTGAGTGAGAATAAACAGCGGATTATCAGCAAAGCTCTGAAATTGTGCCGCTACCTTTTGCATAACGTCACTTTGCACATCTTGGCCAAACTGCTGCATATCATTAACTTTAATAAGCTCAACGTACTGATACGGGCTGGGAGAATCGCTCATTAATAGGCCTTGTGCTTTAAGCACTTCAAATCTGTCTACAGACGGTAATCCACCTGCTGTCGGAATGTCTGTGGTTTTGGCCCATTGCTCGTAAGCGGCTTGGTCGGTGTCTGATTTTAAATTGAATAGCACAACAAGGGTCGTCATCTTCAGCTCCGTTAAAATTATTTGTCCGTACAAATTTAACCAGCTAGTGGTCGTTTGTCTATCAAATCATGGCCTAATAAGACTAGGTTTGACATTTGGCAATTAAAGAAGAAGTTTCAAACAAAAAAGCACAGTGACTACTGTGCTTTTTCTGACATTTGATAAGGGCTTATAAGGGCTTTTTGCATAGTGCTGTTTAATCAGCAGTATCTGCGATACGGGTTAGCACCTCTTCAGCATGGCTACCCTTACTGATATAAAGCTTTAATCGCACTGTTAACATTATAGTTATAGTCGGTTAATTGTTGCCACTTAGCGGCTAAATCTAGTAATTCAAAATCACTGCCAACTTTACCCACTAGCTGCATACCTGCTGGCAGCTGGAAAGAAGAAGTCGATGCAGAGGAAAGCATCGGCAGAGATAACGCGGGCAAGCCAGCAAAATTGGCAATACTGGTAAAGTCTGCCTGATTAGCCGGTATTGCATCTTGCATGTTAAATGCTCGCTGTAAGGTGGTGGGTAATAATAAATAATCACCTTGTTCTAACCAGCTACGAGCTTGTAATTTAGCTAACGTAACAACATCATGAGCTTTAGTTAAATCTAATGCAGATTTTGTATCAATAAAACTTAGCAATGCTGATAGGTAATTGGAGAACAACTCGCGCTTATTTTTCCATTCGGCTGCATATTCAATGCGCATATCCGCTTCGCAGATTAGTAAACCGGCGCGGCGTGCTTTAGTGGTGTCAAAATCAGCCAGTTGAAAATAACGAATTTCACAACCTAGATCTTGCCAAGCTGCTAAATTAGCGTTGAAATCGCTAATAATAGAGGCATCAACATTAAACGCCTGCAAATCATCTGGCACTAACAATACCGGCTTTTTAGGCGCATAAGGTGTAAAAACCATTCGCTCTGAACTGATACTAGCAGCGTCATACGCCACCATATACGGATAAATGAGTTGTAAATCTCGTACCGAACGGGCTAAAGGCCCTATAGAGTCTAATACTTTACCGCAAGGCACGCTGCCTCTATTACTGACGGCACCACGACTGGGTTTTAAACCAAAGACGCCACAGTAAGATGCTGGAATTCGTACTGATCCCATAGTGTCGGTACCCAGCGCAATGGGCACTATGCATGCTGCAACGGCAGCACCTGAGCCGCCGGAAGAGCCACCAGGCGTATAGCCTAGTTGATGCGGATTATAACAATGGCCGAAATGGGCATTATGATTACTCGCACCTAAGGCACCTTCATGCATATTCAATTTGCCTACAATCGCACTACCCGCTTGCTTTAGTTGGCTAATAACAAAAGCATCGTTATCGGGTAAATGATGACGGCGTATTTCCAGCCCTGCCGTTGTTGGCAGGTCACTAACATCTATATTATCTTTAACACCCAAGGCTAAACCATGCAAAGCACCTGTTAGGTTTGGGCCTTCGCTATTTTTAGAGGTATTAATATTAATAAATGCATTTAAAGCGGGGTTTAGCTTAACTGCAGCTTGTTGATGCTGCGCAAACAGCTCAGCGGCAGAAATCTGCCCCTGGCTGATTAGCTTACTTAGCGCGGTAAAATCAAGGCTAAGTAAACTTAAATCAATGTTCTTAGTATCACTTATCGACATACTTAAAGACCCACTTAATAGCCTATTTCACGAGCTATATTACATTACTCGCTCATCGAGTAAGCGAATCGGTTTTTGCCGCACATCAACTTGGGTTAATGCCGTCAATTCCCCTTCACCTACAAGCTCTACGCCAACTTCAATACCAATTTTTTGTTTTAGCAATGCTTTATATTCTGGCAATAAACTAGCACGCGCCTCTGGTTTTACATCTACTTCAACATAAACAATTAACTCATCACGACCGGTTTCGTCACGTATGGCTTTACAAATAAACTCGCCTAAAAATTCTTTGCGTTCTTCCAGCATAGGGCCAACGCCTTGCGGATAAATGTTGATACCACGCAATTTAACCATATTGTCAGAACGTCCCATAAAGCCACGTATACGTTTAAACGGGAAGCCAATTTTATTTTCAGTTAATAACTCTTCAGTAATATCATGGGTATTAAAACGAATAATAGGATAAACATCGTCTTTATATAAACAGGTAACCACCATATTACCTACCGTACCAGGAACAACGACTTCATTGGTTTCGGTATCTAGAATTTCTAAATATTGAGCATCTTCCCAAACATGCATACCATCGTGGTCTGGTCCTTCAGCAGCAATAGTGCCGGTATCACCTACGCCATACCAATCAAACAGTTCAGCACCGCCCCAAGCTTTAGAAATAGCATCGCGACTTTCCATGCCTAAGTGACCAATAATCATATCAATTTTGATATCTTTACCCGGCACGATACCTTCTTCTTTAGCTACATCGGATAAACGTTTTATATAGTCGACAAAGCCAACTAACACGTTAACACCAAAGGTTTTCATCAAGTTAACTTGTTGAACTGAGCGGGTTTCGACACCGGTACCAGCAGATAAGAAAATAGAGTTAGTATAATGGGTGACCGCTTCACGAATATAGTGGCCGCCATTAATCATACCGTGACCATAACAAGACTGAATAGTTGACGCCGGTTTAAGCCCCATAAAACGGTAGCTACGACCGACTAATAAAGATTGGATTTCACGGCTTTTAGGACCAAATAATAATGGCTGCGGGGTACCTGTGGTGCCACTGGTGGTATGAAATACAATGGGCGGTCGGTTTTCAGGCGCGATATTATCTAAACCATGAAAGTCGCCAAAAGGTGGAAAGCGTTCAACACTATCCATAATGTCACTTTTAGAAATTAACGGTAATTTAGTAATGTCATCTAATGACTTAATATCTTGCTGCTTAACGCCAGCATCACCCCAAATCCGCTGATAAAATGGGATAGTCCACGCTTTCTCCATTACTTCTAAAAAGCGTTCATTTTGTAATTTTTTTAGCTCTGCTTTAGACATGCCTTTAAAGCGTTGCAGTAATTCATCACCTAACGGGTAGTCCTCAAGCATCTTATTGATGTCAAAAGATTGCAGATAATTGGGGTAACTCATAAAATGCCTCTACTTTCGGTATAAATCATTAATTGGACTAGATTATTAATATTTGAGATTTGTTCTAATTCGTCTATGGCATTTATCAATTTGCTAATAGCATCATCAGAAAAAGGATAAATAGCACTACGACAAGCAGCCCAAAACTTCTTTACTTGCTGCTCTTTACTTAAAGGTCTATCGGGATGGCCTAATACAGCCGGTAAATCTATGTGCAAAAAACGGCCATCAGTTAAGGTAACTTCAACCCGAACAGGCGCTAGTGCATTAGGATCTTGGCAATCGTTTAATTGCATACTCACTTTAGCGGCTAAAGCTAAGGTGTCTGGATTAGTTAACGCTTGTGCTGAAAAATCTTCGACACCCACATCACCGTTTTGTAAGGCGATAGCGGCTATATAGCCTTGGCATAACTTAGCGTAACTGCTGTCCATATTCGCTTTAAGCGGCCGACCGACTAATCGCATAATAAGCGGCGGAGCTAATACATGAATATGTTGAATTTGCTCACTACTGAAACCGTGCTGCTGTTGCAACGTTAGTAAACCATCGATACAGCCATGACCTGCACGACCGGTAGGAAAAGGTTTATGGCTAACACGTTCAATTTGAAACTGTTTGCCTAAGCGCTGATAAAATAAGTCGATATCGTGGGTATCTTCAAATAACCTAAAGTAACCAAAAGGCCCTTCTAAAATATCTTTAGGACCAGAAAATCCGGCCTGCGCTAAGTCTACCGCATGCATAGCCGAACGGGCATTTATGCCTATTTGCATCGCCAACATGCCAGAGCCTTCAACATGCGCCTGCATAGTGCCACTAAGCTGGCTGTAGCTAATGCCCATAGCGTTGGCTAATACGTCACCTTTAAACTGCTGCATGG
The sequence above is drawn from the Rheinheimera salexigens genome and encodes:
- a CDS encoding MaoC family dehydratase codes for the protein MVQNVKKISENRYRETFGRYYEDFVVGDIYEHRPGRTITKTDNTWFTLLTMNTHPMHFDDEYAKGSEFGKCIVCSPLTVALMVGMSVTDVSQKAIANLGWDEIKMTYPLFEDDTLTAESEILEKRESKSRPGAGIVVTKSTGFNQDGKIVCTFKRTILIAKRGHSVEDKVNY
- a CDS encoding HpcH/HpaI aldolase/citrate lyase family protein, with amino-acid sequence MNAIRSLLFVPGSRSDRFDKALAAGADLICIDLEDAVLPDQKDSARAAVLDYIAKGNNQVCVRINPVNTDVGQQDLAAFSQSDVAYVMLAKCSSAADVKAAETAFVNNNIQLIALIESLDGLTNAVQIAKSSTRLSALMFGGADMSAELRCDFSYEPLLFARSQLVFAAAQANLQLIDVPYINIKDEAGLVDETKRIKALGYSAKAAIHPVQIVTIHQVLTPTAEQVSYAEKVIAASDAAGGGVLVVDGRMIDRPIVLASQRILQVAALAH
- a CDS encoding polysaccharide deacetylase family protein, giving the protein MSQQYAWPKQAKLALSIVVNVEEGSEYSVKDGDPGMEPVDELQVHLRKPIRNYGNESNYQYGIKEGGPRIIGLLDKYNIPATWTAAALSLERAPYLAEAIKRRGDETCSHGYRWIHQFRMNEAEEREFIQKAVTSIESTTGKRPLGWLSRYLLTPNTRRLLQEEGFLYHMDDYSADAPFWDDVEGSDKKMIIVPYALDSNDMKMWVAPSYTPEAWLKYAKDTFDTLYAEGAEQTRMMSLGLHLRIIGRPGRIWALEEFLRYVSSKSDIWFATRQQIAEHFASQPIQKTKA
- a CDS encoding SDR family NAD(P)-dependent oxidoreductase, giving the protein MALYPDLAGKVAVITGAGRLLGLGEAMAKRLAAEGCKVVITDVGQSEDKHLPASEIGTSAEMQQIVNEIKQQGGEASAFACNVLKPADVEAAVEFAVSQYGKVDIWINNAGIGYLMKPILDMDIDEWDAVLNVNLRGSFLGIKYAAKQMVKQGHGGKIINIGSQASKSAFPEASAYTTSKHGMTGLTRVASLELGKHAINVNQICPNHITTGLGAWQNAHFSEVTGKGHDKYMQDMKDRIPLGRPGLQEDIAKACAFLCSEQSIYITGEAMNVSGGEEYH
- a CDS encoding REDY-like protein HapK; amino-acid sequence: MTTLVVLFNLKSDTDQAAYEQWAKTTDIPTAGGLPSVDRFEVLKAQGLLMSDSPSPYQYVELIKVNDMQQFGQDVQSDVMQKVAAQFQSFADNPLFILTQAL
- a CDS encoding amidase produces the protein MSISDTKNIDLSLLSLDFTALSKLISQGQISAAELFAQHQQAAVKLNPALNAFININTSKNSEGPNLTGALHGLALGVKDNIDVSDLPTTAGLEIRRHHLPDNDAFVISQLKQAGSAIVGKLNMHEGALGASNHNAHFGHCYNPHQLGYTPGGSSGGSGAAVAACIVPIALGTDTMGSVRIPASYCGVFGLKPSRGAVSNRGSVPCGKVLDSIGPLARSVRDLQLIYPYMVAYDAASISSERMVFTPYAPKKPVLLVPDDLQAFNVDASIISDFNANLAAWQDLGCEIRYFQLADFDTTKARRAGLLICEADMRIEYAAEWKNKRELFSNYLSALLSFIDTKSALDLTKAHDVVTLAKLQARSWLEQGDYLLLPTTLQRAFNMQDAIPANQADFTSIANFAGLPALSLPMLSSASTSSFQLPAGMQLVGKVGSDFELLDLAAKWQQLTDYNYNVNSAIKALYQ
- a CDS encoding phenylacetate--CoA ligase family protein, which translates into the protein MSYPNYLQSFDINKMLEDYPLGDELLQRFKGMSKAELKKLQNERFLEVMEKAWTIPFYQRIWGDAGVKQQDIKSLDDITKLPLISKSDIMDSVERFPPFGDFHGLDNIAPENRPPIVFHTTSGTTGTPQPLLFGPKSREIQSLLVGRSYRFMGLKPASTIQSCYGHGMINGGHYIREAVTHYTNSIFLSAGTGVETRSVQQVNLMKTFGVNVLVGFVDYIKRLSDVAKEEGIVPGKDIKIDMIIGHLGMESRDAISKAWGGAELFDWYGVGDTGTIAAEGPDHDGMHVWEDAQYLEILDTETNEVVVPGTVGNMVVTCLYKDDVYPIIRFNTHDITEELLTENKIGFPFKRIRGFMGRSDNMVKLRGINIYPQGVGPMLEERKEFLGEFICKAIRDETGRDELIVYVEVDVKPEARASLLPEYKALLKQKIGIEVGVELVGEGELTALTQVDVRQKPIRLLDERVM
- a CDS encoding MmgE/PrpD family protein, with protein sequence MTAIKALLQHIETVRYADLPPQTIAAAKTFIFDSIAVGISGSRVPTVSQVKQAASNWGDAKQAQVWATGEWLPAGNAALVNGFQIHNQEWDAVHEKAVVHPMATILSALTSYAQQHNLSGEQLILGIVVAVDVATCIGSAVTSGLKFFRPSMCGALGVTAGICAMQQFKGDVLANAMGISYSQLSGTMQAHVEGSGMLAMQIGINARSAMHAVDLAQAGFSGPKDILEGPFGYFRLFEDTHDIDLFYQRLGKQFQIERVSHKPFPTGRAGHGCIDGLLTLQQQHGFSSEQIQHIHVLAPPLIMRLVGRPLKANMDSSYAKLCQGYIAAIALQNGDVGVEDFSAQALTNPDTLALAAKVSMQLNDCQDPNALAPVRVEVTLTDGRFLHIDLPAVLGHPDRPLSKEQQVKKFWAACRSAIYPFSDDAISKLINAIDELEQISNINNLVQLMIYTESRGIL